Proteins encoded in a region of the Arvicanthis niloticus isolate mArvNil1 chromosome 16, mArvNil1.pat.X, whole genome shotgun sequence genome:
- the Lpar2 gene encoding lysophosphatidic acid receptor 2, with translation MGQCYYNETIGFFYNNSGKELSLHWRPKDVLVVALGLTVSVLVLFTNLLVIAAIASNRRFHQPIYYLLGNLAAADLFAGMAYLFLMFHTGPRTARLSIKGWFLRQGLLDTSLTASVATLLAIAVERHRSVMAVQLHSRLPRGRVVTLIVGVWVAALGLGLLPAHFWHCLCDLNSCSRMVPLFSRSYLAVWALSSLLVFLLMVAVYTRIFFYVRRRVERMAEHVSCHPRYRETTLSLVKTVVIILGAFVVCWTPGQVVLLLDGLDCKSCNVLAVEKYFLLLAEANSLVNAVVYSCRDAEMRRTFRRLLCCMCLRWSNQKSARYSSSARTGASTRIMLPENGHPLTDSTL, from the exons ATGGGCCAGTGCTACTACAATGAGACCATCGGCTTTTTCTACAATAACAGCGGCAAGGAACTCAGCCTTCACTGGCGCCCCAAGGACGTGCTGGTGGTGGCCCTGGGGCTGACAGTCAGTGTGCTGGTATTGTTCACCAATCTGCTGGTTATTGCAGCCATCGCCTCCAACCGACGCTTCCACCAGCCCATATACTACCTGCTTGGCAACCTGGCTGCTGCTGACCTCTTCGCTGGCATGGCCTACCTCTTCCTCATGTTCCATACTGGCCCACGTACCGCCAGGCTCTCCATCAAAGGCTGGTTCCTGCGACAGGGCCTGCTGGACACCAGCCTCACGGCATCAGTGGCCACGCTGCTGGCCATCGCGGTGGAGCGGCACCGCAGTGTGATGGCGGTGCAGCTGCACAGCCGCTTGCCCCGGGGCCGTGTGGTCACACTCATCGTGGGTGTGTGGGTGGCTGCACTGGGTCTGGGGTTGCTGCCTGCACACTTCTGGCACTGCCTCTGTGACTTGAACAGTTGCTCACGAATGGTGCCCCTGTTCAGCCGCTCTTACTTGGCTGTGTGGGCCCTGTCCAGCCTGCTTGTCTTCCTGCTCATGGTAGCCGTCTACACACGCATTTTCTTCTACGTGCGTAGACGGGTGGAGCGCATGGCGGAGCATGTCAGCTGCCATCCCCGCTACCGAGAGACAACACTCAGCCTAGTCAAGACAGTTGTCATCATTCTGG GGGCATTTGTGGTGTGCTGGACCCCGGGCCAGGTGGTGCTGCTCCTGGACGGTCTGGACTGTAAGTCCTGCAACGTTCTGGCTGTGGAGAAGTACTTCCTGCTCCTGGCAGAGGCCAACTCGCTGGTCAACGCGGTGGTCTACTCCTGCCGAGATGCTGAGATGCGCCGTACCTTCCGCCGCCTTCTCTGCTGCATGTGTCTCCGCTGGTCCAACCAGAAGTCTGCCCGTTACTCGTCTTCTGCCCGGACGGGTGCCAGCACCAGAATCATGCTTCCTGAGAATGGCCACCCACTGACGGACTCCACCCTTTAG